The following are encoded in a window of Doryrhamphus excisus isolate RoL2022-K1 chromosome 16, RoL_Dexc_1.0, whole genome shotgun sequence genomic DNA:
- the LOC131104723 gene encoding hepatic sodium/bile acid cotransporter-like, whose amino-acid sequence MEHTVSPMFDPNLMQNDSMLTFNVTSTNTTTLDFSLIFTPMMDKAIQGILVAILFLTMVSLGCTMEFSKIKSHILKPKGVAIALVAQYLVMPLTAFALVKAFQMVEMMAIAVLVCGCCPGGNLSNILALAVQGDINLSIVMTFCSTVLALGMMPLLLFIYCQTFTHLQRTVPYVEITISLLVILAPTGIGILIKYYRPQYAKVVTKVGFIIVSLGTLALIIVGANAIGNELVAMASSPLMAAAVIMPFTGYIFGYAISTIFKLSQRECRTVAVETGCQNTQLCSTILKLSFPSYVVGPLFLFPFMYAVLQIIEGMALIALFRCYQRLTRKKKGKKRHSYN is encoded by the exons ATGGAACACACTGTGAGCCCGATGTTTGATCCCAATCTGATGCAGAACGACAGCATGCTCACCTTCAACGTGACGTCCACAAACACCACCACTTTGGactttagtttaatttttacaCCCATGATGGACAAAGCCATCCAAGGCATATTGGTGGCTATCTTATTCCTCACGATGGTCTCATTGGGATGCACCATGGAGTTTTCCAAGATCAAG AGTCACATTCTCAAACCGAAGGGTGTGGCAATAGCATTGGTGGCCCAGTATCTTGTCATGCCCCTTACTGCCTTTGCCTTAGTTAAG GCCTTCCAGATGGTTGAAATGATGGCTATTGCGGTTCTCGTCTGTGGGTGCTGTCCTGGGGGGAACCTTTCCAACATTCTGGCTCTGGCTGTCCAGGGGGACATAAACCTCAG CATTGTGATGACTTTCTGTTCTACCGTGTTGGCCCTGGGCATGATGCCCTTGCTGCTCTTCATCTACTGTCAGACCTTCACCCATTTGCAGAGAACTGTACCTTATGTCGAGATCACAATATCACTCCTCGTGATCCTTGCACCCACCGGGATTGGCATTCTAATCAAGTACTATAGGCCGCAGTACGCCAAGGTTGTCACAAAG GTAGGTTTCATTATAGTGTCACTTGGCACATTAGCGCTCATTATCGTGGGTGCCAATGCGATCGGCAACGAACTTGTGGCTATGGCGTCTTCTCCACTTATGGCAGCTGCCGTCATCATGCCCTTCACGGGCTACATCTTTGGCTACGCCATTTCTACAATCTTCAAACTTAGTCAACG GGAGTGCAGGACTGTTGCTGTCGAAACAGGCTGTCAGAACACCCAGCTGTGCTCAACCATTCTGAAGTTGTCCTTTCCATCATATGTGGTCGGCCCGCTTTTCCTCTTCCCATTTATGTATGCAGTCTTGCAGATCATTGAAGGCATGGCGCTCATAGCGCTGTTCAGGTGTTATCAGAGGctcacaaggaaaaaaaaaggtaaaaagcgGCATTCATACAACTGA